One Solanum lycopersicum chromosome 2, SLM_r2.1 genomic region harbors:
- the LOC101267754 gene encoding peroxidase 51 gives MERLRGLYVLILAIILILGGAEGELVENFYGFTCPNVEFIVQQAVSLKFSQTFVTIPATLRLFFHDCFVEGCDASVMIASPNGDAEKDSKDNLSLAGDGFDTVVKAKQAVEAQCPGVVSCADILAIATRDVVVLAGGPSYNVELGRRDGLISQASRVAGKLPEPDFNLIQLNTMFARHNLSQFDMIALSGAHTLGFSHCDRFANRLYSFTPSNPVDPSLDPEYAKELKDMCPQNVDPTIAINMDPATPRTFDNEYYKNLVKGKGLFTSDQVLFTDESSQGTVSDFANNAFDFNGAFVTAMRKLGRVGVKTGGQGEIRLDCTRFNS, from the exons ATGGAGAGATTGAGGGGCTTGTATGTGTTGATCTTGGCAATCATATTGATCCTCGGCGGAGCTGAAGGGGAGCTAGTAGAGAACTTCTATGGTTTTACTTGTCCTAATGTGGAATTTATAGTTCAGCAAGCTGTGTCTCTAAAGTTCAGCCAGACTTTTGTCACTATTCCAGCGACTTTGCGTCTCTTTTTCCATGATTGCTTTGTTGAG GGGTGTGACGCGTCTGTTATGATAGCTTCACCAAATGGAGACGCGGAAAAGGATTCCAAGGATAACCTTTCCCTTGCAGGAGATGGCTTTGACACTGTGGTAAAGGCAAAACAAGCAGTAGAGGCTCAGTGCCCTGGAGTAGTATCATGTGCAGATATCTTAGCTATCGCCACTAGAGATGTTGTGGTGCTG GCAGGAGGCCCTTCATACAATGTAGAATTGGGACGTCGTGATGGGCTCATCTCCCAGGCATCTCGGGTTGCTGGAAAATTGCCAGAACCTGACTTCAATCTCATTCAACTGAACACTATGTTTGCCAGACACAATCTCAGCCAGTTTGACATGATAGCTCTTTCAGGGGCTCACACACTTGGCTTCTCTCATTGTGACCGTTTTGCAAACCGTCTCTACTCATTTACCCCATCCAACCCTGTTGACCCTTCTTTGGATCCAGAATATGCTAAAGAACTTAAGGATATGTGCCCTCAAAATGTAGATCCAACTATCGCTATAAACATGGACCCTGCAACTCCACGAACCTTTGACAATGAGTATTACAAGAATCTGGTTAAAGGAAAGGGTTTGTTCACCTCAGATCAGGTGCTCTTCACTGATGAATCTTCTCAAGGCACTGTTAGTGATTTTGCTAATAATGCTTTCGACTTCAATGGAGCTTTTGTCACTGCAATGAGAAAACTCGGAAGGGTTGGGGTCAAAACTGGTGGCCAAGGTGAAATAAGACTGGACTGCACCAGGTTTAACTCATGA
- the LOC101267176 gene encoding protein NUCLEAR FUSION DEFECTIVE 4, protein MVRLKERFSLFFNNRWLVFVAAMWIQSFAGIGYLFGSISPIIKSSLNYNQRQVARLGVAKDLGDSVGFLAGTLSEILPLWAALLVGAVQNFIGYGWVWLIVTGRSPTLPLWLMCFLIFIGTNGETYFNTAALVSGVQNFPKSRGPVVGILKGFAGLGGAIMTQIYALIHSPDHASLIFMIAVGPAMVAIALMFIIRPVGGHRQVRPSDSFSFSLIYSICLILASYLMGVMLVQDLVDVSHTVTTIFTGILFVLLLIPVVIPISLTFSQETRVPSEEALLSESQKQDPGVSGHDQEIIFSEVEDEKPKDVDLLPALERQKRIAQLQAKLAQAAAEGAVRVKRRRTPHRGEDFTLMQALIKADFWIIFFSLLFGSGSGLTVIDNLGQMSQSLGYDNTHVFVSMISIWNFLGRVGGGYFSEIIVRDHAYPRHAAMAIAQVVMAFGHFFFAMGWPGAMYIGTLLVGLGYGAHWAIVPAAASELFGLKNFGALYNFLTIANPAGSLVFSGVIASSIYDSEAEKQAQQRHPGQWNGTSFLSSFLAVDEPLKCEGAICFFWTSLILCGLCIVASILSMILVYRTKTVYTSLYGKSRT, encoded by the exons ATGGTTCGTTTGAAAGAGAGATTTAGTTTGTTCTTCAATAACAGATGGCTTGTATTCGTAGCTGCAATGTGGATTCAGAGTTTTGCTGGCATTGGGTATTTATTCGGCAGTATTTCTCCCATCATTAAGAGCTCTTTGAATTACAATCAGAGGCAAGTAGCTAGATTGGGTGTTGCTAAGGACTTGGGCGATAGTGTTGGATTTCTGGCTGGGACTTTATCCGAAATCTTGCCTTTATGGGCTGCTCTTCTTGTGGGTGCTGTTCAGAACTTTATTGGTTATGGCTGGGTTTGGCTCATCGTCACCGGCCGATCTCCTACTCTTCCTTTATGGCTT ATGTGCTTTCTTATATTTATAGGAACAAATGGAGAAACCTACTTTAATACAGCCGCACTTGTCTCAGGTGTGCAAAATTTCCCTAAAAGCCGTGGCCCTGTGGTGGGAATACTTAAGGGATTTGCTGGGTTGGGTGGTGCAATTATGACTCAAATATATGCACTGATCCATTCCCCTGATCATGCTTCACTTATATTTATGATTGCTGTGGGACCGGCAATGGTGGCTATCGCCCTCATGTTTATAATTAGGCCTGTTGGTGGCCATAGACAAGTCAGACCATCTGATAGTTTCagtttttcattaatttacagCATTTGCCTCATTTTAGCTTCTTACCTGATGGGCGTCATGCTTGTTCAAGACCTCGTTGATGTTAGCCACACAGTCACTACAATCTTCACTGggattttgtttgttttattgcTTATTCCTGTGGTGATTCCCATCTCATTGACTTTCTCGCAAGAAACTAGAGTACCATCAGAAGAGGCTCTTTTATCTGAGTCACAAAAACAAGATCCTGGAGTATCTGGACATGATCAGGAAATTATATTTAGTGAGGTTGAAGATGAGAAGCCTAAGGATGTAGACTTGCTTCCAGCATTAGAAAGGCAAAAAAGAATTGCCCAACTGCAAGCAAAACTAGCCCAAGCAGCTGCAGAAGGAGCAGTGAGGGTCAAAAGAAGACGGACCCCTCATAGAGGGGAGGACTTTACCCTAATGCAGGCTTTGATAAAGGCAGACTTTTGGATTATATTCTTCTCACTACTTTTTGGTTCTGGATCTGGTTTAACCGTAATTGATAACTTGGGACAGATGAGCCAATCTTTAGGATATGATAACACACATGTATTTGTTTCCATGATCAGCATATGGAACTTCCTCGGTCGTGTTGGGGGTGGATACTTTTCTGAAATAATTGTGAG AGATCATGCCTACCCAAGACATGCAGCCATGGCTATTGCCCAAGTTGTAATGGCTTTCGGGCATTTCTTCTTTGCCATGGGCTGGCCAGGGGCTATGTACATTGGTACTCTTCTGGTAGGGCTCGGTTATGGGGCTCATTGGGCTATTGTGCCAGCTGCTGCTTCCGAATTGTTTGGCTTAAAGAATTTTGGGGCTTTGTACAATTTCCTCACTATTGCAAACCCAGCTGGTTCACTAGTATTCTCAGGTGTTATTGCTAGTAGTATATATGATAGTGAAGCTGAAAAGCAAGCTCAACAGCGTCATCCCGGCCAATGGAATGGGACATCTTTTTTGTCAAGCTTTCTAGCTGTGGATGAACCTTTAAAGTGTGAAGGTGCCATATGCTTCTTCTGGACTTCCTTAATACTTTGTGGACTCTGCATCGTTGCTTCTATTCTAAGCATGATTCTGGTTTACCGAACAAAGACTGTATACACTAGTCTTTACGGAAAATCTCGTACATAA